CACGCCATCGACCGCCTGCGACGAAAGCGCGCCCGCCCCGAGCTCCCGCTTGCGAGCCTGTCCGAGGAGCAGGAAAGCGCGCTGCACGAGCAGACCGCTTCCGACGAGGCCGACCCCGGCGAGCGCTTCGACGAGGATCAGCGCGCCCGCAGGGCCTGGGAGCTGCTCGCCGCGCTCAAGCCCGAGGACCGCGCGCTGCTGGTGCTCAAGGAGATCGAGGGCAAGTCCCTCGAAGAGATCTCCGAGATCGTCGGCAAGCGCGTGGGCGCAATCAAGGTACGGATCTCCAGAGCGCGCAAGAAGTTGCGCGAGCAGCTCGAAGCGATGGAGAATGAAGAGTGATG
This Chrysiogenia bacterium DNA region includes the following protein-coding sequences:
- a CDS encoding sigma-70 family RNA polymerase sigma factor, producing MALAADEDETLLHRLQAGEERAFTDLVERYQGRIAAFLRRMLPRGADVEDAAQAVFTRAWLGMGKFRGEVSLESWLYRIARNHAIDRLRRKRARPELPLASLSEEQESALHEQTASDEADPGERFDEDQRARRAWELLAALKPEDRALLVLKEIEGKSLEEISEIVGKRVGAIKVRISRARKKLREQLEAMENEE